The sequence below is a genomic window from Methylocystis sp. IM3.
CGCCGCGCTGCTCGCCGGCGGACTTCTGATGGCGGCCTATTACGTCGGCGCGCCGGAGGCCCTGTATGGCGCCTCTTATGGCGTCATGCTCAGCGCCAAGATCGTCCTGTTCCTGGGGCTGCTGTTTCTCGGCGGGCTCAATTTCCTCGCCGTGCGCAAGCTCAGGAACGAGCCGGCCGGACCGCTGCTGCGCACGCGGCGCTTCGCCGAGACGGAGATCGGGGTCGGCCTGACGGTGATCTTCTGCGCCGCCTCGCTCGCTTCGCTGCCGCCGGCGCGCGACCTCCCCAACGATCGGGCGAGCTTCGCCGAAATCGTCGACCGGCTGGAGCCGCGCCTGCCGGTGCGGCTGGACAGTCCCGATTTCGAGGCGCTCTCGGCGGCGCTCCCGGCCGAGGCGACGAAGGACCTGCCGCCGGGAACACAGCCGCGCCGGGCCGCCGACATCGCCTGGTCGGAATATAATCATCACTGGGCCGGGCTTTTCGTCGTCGCCATGGGCGTCATGGCGCTTCTGGAGCGCATGAGCCGACGCCTCGCCCCCATCATGCGCCATTGGCCGCTGGTCTTCATCGGGCTCGCCGGCTTTCTCTTCCTGCGCGCCGACGAATCCGTCTGGCCGTTGGGACGCCTGGGCCTGATCGAAAGCCTGCGCGATCCGGAGATCGCCCAGCACCGGCTGCTGACGCTGCTCATCGTCGCCTTCGGGCTCTTCGAGTGGCGGGTGAGGCTCGGGCGCGTGACAAAGTGGTGGGCTCCGTACGTCTTCCCGATCAGCACGGCGACGGCGGCGGCCTTTCTGCTGACCCATTCGCACGCCTTGACCAATCTCAAGGAAGAGACCCTGATCGAGATCACCCATACGCCGCTCGCGCTCGTCGGCGTCGCGGCCGGCTGGTCGCGCTGGCTGGAGCTGCGGCTCGACGGCGAGGCGAAGAAGATCGCCGGCTTCGTCTGGCCGGTCGCCTTCATCCTCGCCGGGCTGATGCTGGTCTTCTACCGGGAAGCCTGAAGGCTCGCCGCGAATGCGCGCCATCGCGCCGCGGGCGCGGCCCCGAAAGCGTCCTCGAAGGCCCAGCCGAAATCCTCTCCGCTTTCGAGCCGCCGCATCAGCCGCGAGAAGGCGTCTCTGTCGCTCTCGCGCAGCCAGCCGATGAAGAGCGCCGCCTGCCGATAGGCGAGCCGCTGGCGGAAGGCGCGCGGATCGCAGCCCGCGTCGCAGGGCGGTTCGGCCGCGAAGGGGATGGACGGGAAATTCATCCAGGAGGAATTATCCAGAAGAACGCCGAAACCGCGCCGGATGGCCTCGCGCGCCTCGGCGTCGCTGACGCTCTCCGCCGCGCCGCCGTCCGAGGCCAGAACGGCGAGCCCCTCCGTGAACCATTGCGGCGGCCGCGGCGCGCGGCGCGGGCGCCAGCCGAAGAAATGCACATGCGAGAGTTCATGCGTCAGCACGCTGGCCAGCCGCGCGCGCTCGCTCCCGCACAGCGTCGGCGAGAGCACGGCCCGCCCCGCGCGCGAGACCGCGGCGACGAGGCTGTCGTTCAGCCCGTTGGCGCGGGCATAGGCGTCGAAATCCTCATAGACGCCGACGATCGGCGGCCGGGAGAAGGGGCGCCCGTGCTCGGCCTCGATCTTGGCGACCGCGCCGGCAAGGACGGCGGCGACCGTCTCCGCGCAGGCGCGCGCGCCGGGCTCGAAATGCACGCGTGAATCGGTGGGCAGGACGGGGAGATCGGCGGGGTCGTTGAGCGCCGCGAGAAGGGCCGCGCGCAGTTCCGGCTTCAGGGCGAGCGAGACGAGGGCCGCAAGCCCGAGGGCGAGGGCGAGAGAGGCAAGGAATTTGATGCCAAAACGGAGGTGCATCTTTAGCTTAGCCGACCGCGCGCCATAGCGAGGATGAAAGACCTATCGTAGCGTACGAGGCCGAGCATGCTGCGCAAAGTTGCGCGCCGGATCTTCGATGATGCAACTTCTCGGTTCTGGGCCGTGGGCGCTCTCGGCTTTTCCGGCCAACCACACGGTGGGGGGGGCATGGATCCCCGCGACAGGCGCGGGCCCGACGGCGGTGGGGTAGGGCTTACTCGGCCGTCATGGCCGGGCCTGCCCCGGCCATCCGCGCCAGAACGAGCGGGAGGCTACGCCGCCTTCGACTTCTCCATCATCTCGACGAAGCGGCGGAAGAGGTAGTGGCTGTCCTGCGGGCCGGGCGAGGATTCGGGGTGGTGCTGCACCGAGAAGGCCGGGCGGTCGGTCAGCGCAATGCCGCAGTTCGAGCCGTCGAAGAGCGAGCGGTGGGTTTCGACGGCGTTGGACGGCAGGCTGTCGCGGTCGACGGCGAAGCCGTGGTTCATGGAGACGATCTCGACCTTGCCGGTGGTGAAGTCCTTCACCGGATGATTCGCGCCGTGATGGCCCTGCGGCATTTTCTTGGTCTTCGCGCCGACCGCGAGCGCCATCATCTGATGGCCGAGGCAAATGCCGAAGGTCGGGACCTTCGCCGCCAGCAGCTCGCGGATCACGGGCGTCGCATATTTTCCGGTCTCGGCAGGATCGCCGGGGCCGTTGGAGAGAAAGACCCCATCAGGGTTCAGAGCCAGAATCTCCGAGGCTTTCGCCGTGGCGGGCGCGACGATGACTTCGCAGCCTTGATCCGCGAGCAGGCGCAGGATGTTGCGCTTCACGCCATAGTCGATGGCGACCACGCGGAAACGCGCCTGCCCCTCGCGGGCGCCATAGCCCGCGCCGAGGCGCCAGGGCGTCTCCTTCCAGTCGTAACGCTCCCGCGCGCCGACGGAGGGCACGAGGTCCATCCCGTCGATCCCCGGCCAGGCGGCGGCCTTGGCCCTGAGGGCGGCGAGGTCGAACTTGCCGTCGGGCGCATGGGCGATCACGGCGTTCTGCATGCCGCGCTCGCGAATGAGCGCGGTGAGCGCGCGCGTGTCGATCCCGTAGAGCGCGACGATCCCCCGCCGGGCGAGCCAGTCGGCGAGGGTCGACTCGGCGCGGAAATTGGAGGGCTCGGTCACCGGCTGGCCGAAGATCGCGCCGACGGCCCCGGCGCTTTTCGCCATGTCGACGGTCTCGACGTCCTCCTCATTGGCGCCCACATTGCCGATGTGCGGGAAAGTGAAGGTGACGATCTGCGCGGCGTAGGAGGGGTCGGTCAGGATTTCCTGATAGCCGGTCATCGCCGTATTGAAGCAGACTTCGCCCACGGCCTCGCCGACGGCGCCGAGGCCGAAACCCTCGATCACTTCGCCGCTCGCGAGCACCAGCACGCCGGTATGCACCGGCTTCGTCCAGCCATTGTCCTGATCGAGGGTCATCTTTCCGTCCGTCGCCTTTCGCCGGGGCGGCTATTGACAGCCGCCCGGCCGCGCGTCATGCCCGCGCTCGACGCGGGCATCCATCTCCGATGCTCGATTAATCCGCATCGCGTGAGCGCCGGGCGCGTCAACACCCGCCGGCGTGGATGGCCGGGACGAGCCCGACCATGACGCTTGAAGAATTTCAGCCAAGTGGATGTAATCCATCCGCTCCCCAAATGGAAACCCTATGCGCGAGAAGATCACACAGGACTTGAAGGACGCAATGAAGGCGGGCGACCGCGCCAAGGTCGACGCCTTGCGGCTCATCAACGCGGCCCTGAAGGACAAGGACATCGAGGCGCGCGGCGTCGGCAAGACCCTGACCGGGGACGACATTCTGGCGCTGCTCCAGAAGATGATCAAGAGCCGCCAGGAATCGCTCGACATTTACGAAAAGGCCGGGCGCGCCGATCTCGCCGACAAGGAGAAGAGCGAGATCGCCGTGATCTCCGCTTATCTCCCGCAGCAGCTTTCGGAAGCCGAGGCGGCGGAAGCGGTGACGGCGGCGATCGCCGAGAC
It includes:
- a CDS encoding copper resistance D family protein, which produces MQLFIEIYGFLSVVLRGFILAAQSVSVGGLAFLLLLVWPLADALGPSGAVLERRALRLVFLSACGLVAAEALAAASLTLMLAGTLDIPVREAAEARAVAVDLMAALLGAVVALSAWRGRRGGVAIRSAAPVLAALLIGVQAGATHAVSQFEGALALAGAELLHMGGAAVWIGGIPYFLMALTDVADPRARAEIASRFSVMAAGAVAALLAGGLLMAAYYVGAPEALYGASYGVMLSAKIVLFLGLLFLGGLNFLAVRKLRNEPAGPLLRTRRFAETEIGVGLTVIFCAASLASLPPARDLPNDRASFAEIVDRLEPRLPVRLDSPDFEALSAALPAEATKDLPPGTQPRRAADIAWSEYNHHWAGLFVVAMGVMALLERMSRRLAPIMRHWPLVFIGLAGFLFLRADESVWPLGRLGLIESLRDPEIAQHRLLTLLIVAFGLFEWRVRLGRVTKWWAPYVFPISTATAAAFLLTHSHALTNLKEETLIEITHTPLALVGVAAGWSRWLELRLDGEAKKIAGFVWPVAFILAGLMLVFYREA
- a CDS encoding GatB/YqeY domain-containing protein — translated: MREKITQDLKDAMKAGDRAKVDALRLINAALKDKDIEARGVGKTLTGDDILALLQKMIKSRQESLDIYEKAGRADLADKEKSEIAVISAYLPQQLSEAEAAEAVTAAIAETGAASIKDMGKVVAALKAKYTGRMDFAKASAAVKAALSG
- the carA gene encoding glutamine-hydrolyzing carbamoyl-phosphate synthase small subunit, translating into MTLDQDNGWTKPVHTGVLVLASGEVIEGFGLGAVGEAVGEVCFNTAMTGYQEILTDPSYAAQIVTFTFPHIGNVGANEEDVETVDMAKSAGAVGAIFGQPVTEPSNFRAESTLADWLARRGIVALYGIDTRALTALIRERGMQNAVIAHAPDGKFDLAALRAKAAAWPGIDGMDLVPSVGARERYDWKETPWRLGAGYGAREGQARFRVVAIDYGVKRNILRLLADQGCEVIVAPATAKASEILALNPDGVFLSNGPGDPAETGKYATPVIRELLAAKVPTFGICLGHQMMALAVGAKTKKMPQGHHGANHPVKDFTTGKVEIVSMNHGFAVDRDSLPSNAVETHRSLFDGSNCGIALTDRPAFSVQHHPESSPGPQDSHYLFRRFVEMMEKSKAA